The genomic interval AATGTCGCTTTTACTTATAATAAAAACGAAGAGGAAGCCCAAAAGATCGCTCAAGATGTTGAAACTAAATATGGCATTAAAGCGAGATTTTATCCACTCAATGTGCTTGAACCAGAACAATATATAGAATTATTTAAAAAAATTGATGAAGATTTTTCACGCGTAGATTTTTTTGTATCTAATGCGATTATTTATGGCAAAAGTGTAGCGGGTGGATTTGCACCATTTATGCGACTTAAACCGCGTGGGCTTAATAACATTTATACAGCAACCGTGCTCGCTTTTGTTGTAGGTGCGCAAGAAGCAGCTAAACGTATGAAAGAAGTTGGTGGTGGAGCTATTGTTTCTTTAAGTTCAACAGGGAATCTTGTGTATATGCCAAATTATGCAGGACACGGAAATTCTAAAAATGCGGTAGAAACTATGGTAAAATATGCAGCGACAGAGCTTGGAGAGTGGGGCATACGTGTAAATGCAGTGAGTGGAGGACCTATTGATACCGATGCGCTCAAAGCATTTCCTGATTATGCACAAGTAAAGGCTAAGGTGGAGGAAGAATCTCCTCTTAATCGTATGGGAACACCTGAAGATTTAGCAGGAGCAGCATTTTTTCTTTGTGATGAAACGCAAAGTGCGTGGCTTACAGGACAGACAATCGTTATTGATGGTGGCACAACATTTAAATAATGTCTTATTTACATTCAATACAGCTTTATTTTATGCGATTAATGAGGCAAATACGCCTCAGATTTATTTCTATACCTTATACGCATTTTTCTTTTTATAAACCACAGACTTACAAACCAACAATTCTATGGCATTTTATATCTTTTATATTTGCATTTTTATATGTGTTACCTTTTTATGCGCAGTGGGTTTTGGAAAGTTATGATAAAGCAATATCACCATTACTTGTTTCATTACTTGGTTTATTCAGTATTGCAAGTGTGCTTTTTGTTCCTAAAAATCGTCGCTTTGGCGTTGGATTCTTTATTGGAATGCTATGGTTTTATTGGATAAGTTTAGGACTTAGATATTTTGATATGAGCTTTCTTATTCCTTTAGTTGTAATAGCTTGTGGCATTTTTATGGGTTTTGTATTTTATATTGGTCTATGGTGTGAATGTTTGATTGTGCGATTTGCGTTTTTATTACTTTTAAGTTATCTTACACCTTTTGGCTTTGATTGGATTGTGCCAGAGAGTGTATTTGCATATAGCTATATTGGTGTGGATAAATTAAGCTTTGCACTCTCAATTCTTGCTCTATGGATTTTATTTAAGTATAAAACTTGGTGGAAGTTAGGAGGAGTGATTTGCCTTGTTTTTGCACTTGATTTT from Helicobacter hepaticus ATCC 51449 carries:
- a CDS encoding enoyl-ACP reductase, producing MKNAQDSTTHFMKGKTLVISGATRGIGKAILYKFAQNGVNVAFTYNKNEEEAQKIAQDVETKYGIKARFYPLNVLEPEQYIELFKKIDEDFSRVDFFVSNAIIYGKSVAGGFAPFMRLKPRGLNNIYTATVLAFVVGAQEAAKRMKEVGGGAIVSLSSTGNLVYMPNYAGHGNSKNAVETMVKYAATELGEWGIRVNAVSGGPIDTDALKAFPDYAQVKAKVEEESPLNRMGTPEDLAGAAFFLCDETQSAWLTGQTIVIDGGTTFK